One window from the genome of Malus domestica chromosome 01, GDT2T_hap1 encodes:
- the LOC103417776 gene encoding zinc finger CCCH domain-containing protein 29-like (The RefSeq protein has 2 substitutions compared to this genomic sequence), with translation MCKGSKNKLSPSNFIMESEFQKQKSVLVELSASDNLEAFRTEVEEKGFHIDEADFWYGRRIGSKKMGFEERTPLMIAAMFGSTRVLKYIIQSGMADVNRCCGSDRVTALHCAAAGGSTASLEVVKLLLDASADANCVNANGNKAVDLIAPALKSPCSSRRKAMEMLLRGDKSIMESDTEEGDQQKVSSPQMSKEGSEKKEYPIDISLPDINNGIYGTDEFRMFTFKVKPCSRAYSHDWTECPFVHPGENARRRDPKKYPYSCVPCPEFRKGSCQKGDVCEYAHGVFESWLHPAQYRTRLCKDETGCTRKVCFFAHRPEELRPVYASTGSAMPSPRSMSVSAADMAALSPLALGSSAMSMPATSTPPMSPLSAASSPKSGGLWQNKVNLTPPALQLPGSRLKSACSARDLELEMELLGLDSHSSQQQQQQQQQHLWDEISRLSSSPSYSRHGELKPTNLDDAFGSVDPSLLSQLQGLSLKPSTPNHRQNMNQLRSSYPTNLSSSPVRKPSSFGLDSPSALAAAVMNSRSAAFAQQRSQSFIDRGAMNHLPLHNAPVNSSTMRQSSDWGSPGGKLDWGMQGDELNKLKKSASFGFRSNNAGPPGFKTPAVEEPDVSWVNTLVRDVSSERSELFGADKKQRYHHLNNGGHEMLPSWAEQMYIEQEQRA, from the coding sequence ATGTGCAAGGGTTCCAAAAATAAACTCAGCCTCTCAAATTTCATCATGGAAAGCGAATTCCAGAAGCAGAAATCGGTTTTGGTCGAATTGTCCGCCTCGGACAATCTCGAAGCTTTCAGGACTGAAGTAGAAGAGAAGGGTTTCCATATTGATGAGGCCGACTTTTGGTATGGAAGAAGAATCGGGTCAAAGAAGATGGGGTTCGAAGAGAGGACGCCGCTTATGATCGCTGCCATGTTCGGTAGCACTAGGGTTCTGAAGTATATAATTCAGTCTGGCATGGCTGATGTCAACAGGTGTTGCGGCTCAGATAGGGTCACTGCCCTTCACTGCGCCGCTGCTGGTGGTTCCACTGCTTCACTTGAGGTTGTCAAGCTCTTGCTTGATGCATCCGCTGATGCTAATTGCGTCAATGCTAACGGAAACAAGGCCGTTGACCTGATTGCCCCAGCTTTGAAGTCGCCCTGCAGCTCAAGAAGGAAGGCCATGGAGATGCTGTTGAGAGGCGATAAGTCAATTATGGAAAGCGATACTGAAGAGGGAGACCAACAGAAGGTTTCGAGCCCCCAGATGTCGAAAGAGGGAAGCGAGAAGAAGGAATATCCGATTGATATATCGTTGCCTGATATCAACAATGGGATATATGGTACAGATGAGTTCAGAATGTTCACTTTCAAGGTGAAGCCGTGCTCGAGGGCCTACTCTCATGACTGGACAGAGTGCCCTTTTGTTCACCCAGGCGAAAACGCCAGGAGGAGAGACCCAAAAAAGTACCCATACAGCTGTGTTCCCTGCCCTGAGTTCCGCAAAGGATCATGCCAGAAGGGAGATGTCTGTGAGTATGCTCATGGTGTCTTTGAGTCCTGGCTTCATCCTGCTCAGTATCGAACCCGCCTTTGCAAAGATGAAACCGGTTGCACGAGGAAAGTGTGCTTCTTTGCTCACCGACCCGAAGAACTACGCCCAGTGTACGCTTCTACGGGTTCAGCCATGCCTTCACCAAGATCAATGTCAGTTAGTGCAGCAGATATGGCAGCCTTGAGCCCGTTAGCTCTGGGTTCATCAGCTATGTCTATGCCAGCTACATCAACACCGCCCATGTCTCCACTGGCGGCCGCTTCGTCTCCTAAGAGCGGAGGTTTGTGGCAGAACAAAGTTAACCTCACCCCGCCTGCCTTGCAGCTTCCCGGTAGCAGGCTGAAGAGTGCGTGTAGTGCCCGAGATTTGGAGTTGGAGATGGAATTGCTAGGACTAGATAGTCATTcaagccaacaacaacagcAACAGCAGCAACAGCACTTGTGGGATGAGATATCTCGTCTCTCCTCCTCGCCGTCCTACAGCAGGCATGGAGAATTGAAGCCAACTAACCTTGATGATGCTTTCGGATCCGTCGATCCTTCTTTGTTGTCTCAATTGCAGGGACTCTCTCTAAAGCCTTCAACCCCAAACCATCGCCAAAACATGAACCAGCTTCGTTCGAGCTACCCAACCAACTTGTCATCCTCTCCGGTGAGGAAGCCCTCATCATTTGGGCTTGACTCACCCAGTGCTCTTGCAGCAGCCGTTATGAATTCCAGGTCTGCTGCATTTGCACAGCAGCGGAGCCAGAGTTTCATTGACCGTGGAGCAATGAACCATCTTCCCCTGCATAATGCCCCAGTTAATTCTTCCACCATGAGGCAGTCCTCAGATTGGGGCTCACCTGGTGGGAAATTGGATTGGGGAATGCAAGGAGACGAGCTGAACAAGCTGAAGAAGTCTGCTTCTTTTGGGTTCCGAAGCAACAATGCCGGACCACCTGGCTTTAAGACACCGGCGGTTGAAGAGCCGGATGTCTCTTGGGTCAATACCCTTGTTAGGGATGTTTCTTCCGAGAGGTCTGAGCTGTTTGGTGCAGACAAGAAGCAAAGGTATCATCACCTCAACAATGGGGGTCACGAAATGCTTCCGTCGTGGGCGGAGCAGATGTACATAGAACAGGAGCAGAGGGCGTAA
- the LOC103417775 gene encoding omega-3 fatty acid desaturase, chloroplastic-like: MATWVLSECTLKPLPKFYPHPRNAHPSKPTVPSSLRPFPTSKSTNPFGFREAKWSLNVSAPLRVPSVDGEDNGRVSTHGVRDGGGFDPGAPPPFNLGDIRTAIPKHCWVKDPWRSMSYVVRDVAVVFGMAAVAAYFNNWVVWPLYWVAQGTMFWALFVLGHDCGHGSFSNNPKLNSVVGHLLHSSILVPYHGWRISHRTHHQNHGHVENDESWHPLPEKIYKSLDKMTQIFRFTLPFPMLAYPFYLWNRSPGKNGSHYNPNSELFLPNEGKDIITSTACWTAMAALLVGLSFTMGPVQVLKLYGVPYWMFVLWLDLVTYLHHHGHEDKLPWYRGKEWSYLRGGLTTIDRDYGWINNIHHDIGTHVIHHLFPQIPHYNLIEATEAAKPVLGKYYREPKKSGPLPLHLLGVLVRSFKQDHYVSDTGDVVYYQTDKELAGSAVPE, encoded by the exons ATGGCGACTTGGGTCCTCTCAGAATGCACCCTAAAACCTCTTCCTAAATTCTATCCACATCCCAGAAACGCCCACCCGTCAAAACCCACCGTTCCTTCCTCCCTCCGGCCGTTTCCCACCTCCAAAAGCACCAATCCTTTTGGGTTCAGAGAGGCAAAATGGTCACTCAATGTGAGTGCCCCATTGAGGGTCCCATCCGTGGACGGGGAAGATAATGGGAGAGTGAGCACACATGGGGTTCGAGACGGTGGTGGATTCGACCCCGGTGCCCCTCCCCCCTTCAATTTGGGTGACATCAGGACTGCCATTCCAAAGCATTGCTGGGTTAAGGACCCCTGGAGATCTATGAGCTATGTGGTCAGAGATGTGGCGGTGGTTTTTGGGATGGCGGCTGTTGCAGCCTACTTTAACAATTGGGTTGTTTGGCCTCTCTACTGGGTTGCTCAGGGCACCATGTTCTGGGCTCTCTTTGTTCTTGGACATGATTG TGGCCACGGAAGCTTCTCGAATAATCCGAAACTGAATAGCGTGGTTGGTCatcttcttcattcttcaatcCTTGTCCCATACCATGGATG GAGAATTAGCCACAGAACTCATCATCAGAACCATGGACACGTCGAAAATGACGAGTCTTGGCATCCG TTGCCTGAGAAAATTTACAAGAGTTTGGATAAGATGACTCAGATATTTAGATTCACCTTGCCATTCCCCATGCTTGCTTATCCTTTCTATCTG TGGAATCGAAGTCCGGGAAAGAATGGCTCTCACTACAATCCAAACAGCGAACTGTTTCTCCCTAATGAAGGGAAAGATATCATTACTTCCACTGCCTGTTGGACAGCAATGGCTGCGCTGCTAGTCGGTCTGTCTTTCACAATGGGTCCTGTCCAAGTGCTTAAGCTCTACGGTGTTCCATACTGG ATGTTTGTCTTGTGGTTGGACTTAGTGACTTACTTGCATCACCACGGCCACGAGGACAAGCTTCCATGGTACCGTGGGAAG GAATGGAGTTACCTAAGAGGAGGATTGACAACCATCGATCGCGATTACggttggatcaacaacatccaTCATGACATCGGGACTCATGTTATACATCATCTCTTCCCTCAAATCCCACATTACAACTTAATAGAAGCA ACGGAGGCGGCTAAGCCCGTGCTTGGGAAGTACTACAGAGAACCGAAGAAATCGGGGCCTCTCCCGCTTCACTTACTGGGAGTCCTTGTAAGAAGCTTTAAACAAGATCATTACGTGAGTGATACAGGGGATGTTGTATATTATCAAACCGATAAGGAACTCGCCGGATCAGCAGTCCCAGAATGA